A stretch of Miscanthus floridulus cultivar M001 chromosome 13, ASM1932011v1, whole genome shotgun sequence DNA encodes these proteins:
- the LOC136501233 gene encoding uncharacterized protein, with product MFACDFDLKFTFISCGWEGSASDAGVLRSALTKGFHVPPGKFYLVDGGYANTPSFIAPYRGVRYHLGEFRRRGSSQRNEYANYKELFNHRHAQLRNHIERAFGVLKKRFPILKVGTHYPIETQIKIPAVAAVFHNIIRGHNGQDSWLDQQPQYINPTTFVDMPEGDNSYPSEIESSDGNTLRDQIAQGMWAAYNN from the coding sequence ATGTTCGCTTGTGACTTTGATCTCAAATTCACTTTCATCTCTTGTGGGTGGGAAGGATCTGCGTCTGATGCAGGAGTCCTACGTTCTGCTCTTACGAAGGGGTTTCATGTACCACCAGGGAAATTCTACCTTGTAGATGGCGGATATGCTAACACTCCATCATTCATAGCACCGTACCGAGGAGTTAGGTACCACCTTGGTGAGTTTAGAAGGCGTGGATCATCGCAGAGAAATGAGTATGCAAACTATAAGGAGTTGTTTAATCATCGTCATGCACAACTTCGGAATCATATTGAAAGGGCATTTGGGGTGTTGAAAAAACGGTTTCCAATTCTGAAAGTGGGAACACACTATCCAATTGAGACTCAGATCAAGATTCCTGCAGTAGCAGCGGTATTTCACAATATAATTAGAGGGCACAATGGGCAAGATAGTTGGCTAGATCAACAACCACAATATATCAATCCAACCACTTTTGTTGATATGCCGGAGGGGGATAACAGTTATCCAAGTGAGATAGAATCGAGTGATGGCAACACATTGCGAGATCAAATCGCGCAAGGCATGTGGGCTGCCTATAATAATTAG